A stretch of the Bacteroidota bacterium genome encodes the following:
- a CDS encoding DUF5723 family protein, translating to MRRYILVLLILISFIPEYLRSQELLGLVNSNFADVNGILINPGQLVNSKLYLDINVFTADAFFDNNYLYIHKEDYRFLNFFRKNITLPEYGENNNPVDHYWDNYNKYFNGNIRLIGPSAMMVRGWNAFAIQCAIRMVTTNKGIPYHLANFIYEDMTYTPQQDTDYSASHMRAAALAWGEIGFSYSRIIMKFQRNSWTAGITVKRLFGYSGGYVNGYEMAYQVPNDSTLYIGLLNTSAGLALDMDYETNDVPYGPPLIKGYGFSFDLGVTFQKKLRDYPVKPFMSLCTQGYEDYLYRLGISLLDIGWIRFTSNAQKHDLNNVPLYTWNNINQFTYTTVNDLFHELSGRFYGDSMQSLVAEAFTMFLPSAMSVQFDYHYYRGMYFNVTLIAPLPLSDARVTRTPVLAITARYESPLFEMNLPLILYNLRYPRIGLSMRFWNLTIGTDKLFGFFHFTDFTGLDLYASLKLNFPKGKCISFKRKDRCRNMEF from the coding sequence ATGAGGCGATATATTCTTGTATTACTGATTCTTATTTCATTTATCCCTGAATACCTTCGTTCGCAGGAATTACTCGGGTTGGTTAACAGCAACTTCGCAGATGTAAATGGCATCCTTATTAATCCCGGTCAGCTGGTAAATTCCAAGCTTTACCTGGATATCAATGTATTTACGGCTGATGCCTTTTTTGATAATAATTACCTGTACATTCATAAGGAGGATTACAGGTTCCTGAATTTTTTCAGAAAAAATATTACACTTCCTGAATATGGCGAAAACAATAACCCTGTTGATCATTATTGGGATAATTATAATAAGTATTTTAACGGCAATATCCGTTTGATCGGTCCTTCGGCCATGATGGTCAGGGGATGGAATGCTTTTGCCATACAATGTGCCATCAGGATGGTGACCACTAACAAGGGAATACCGTATCATCTGGCTAATTTTATCTATGAAGACATGACTTACACCCCACAGCAAGACACGGATTATTCGGCATCACATATGAGGGCAGCAGCATTAGCCTGGGGCGAGATAGGTTTTAGCTATTCAAGGATTATCATGAAATTTCAAAGAAATTCATGGACTGCCGGTATTACAGTGAAACGTTTATTCGGCTATTCCGGGGGATATGTGAATGGATATGAAATGGCTTATCAGGTTCCAAATGACTCGACACTGTATATTGGTTTGTTGAATACCAGTGCTGGTTTAGCACTGGACATGGATTATGAAACCAACGATGTGCCTTACGGCCCTCCGCTCATCAAAGGATATGGATTTTCATTTGATCTGGGAGTAACGTTCCAAAAGAAGCTGCGGGATTATCCTGTAAAACCATTCATGAGTTTATGTACCCAGGGGTACGAAGATTATCTTTACCGGCTGGGTATCTCATTGCTTGATATAGGATGGATCAGATTTACATCCAATGCTCAGAAACATGACTTAAATAATGTTCCCCTTTATACTTGGAATAATATTAACCAGTTTACTTATACAACTGTTAATGATTTGTTTCATGAGCTGAGCGGAAGATTTTATGGCGATTCCATGCAATCGCTGGTTGCCGAAGCGTTTACAATGTTTTTGCCTTCTGCCATGAGCGTGCAATTCGATTACCATTATTACCGCGGTATGTATTTCAATGTCACGCTGATAGCACCGCTTCCCCTGAGTGATGCCCGCGTGACACGGACTCCTGTGCTGGCAATTACTGCAAGGTATGAATCCCCGCTGTTTGAAATGAATCTGCCTCTTATTTTATATAATCTGAGATATCCCCGCATTGGCTTGTCGATGAGGTTCTGGAACCTCACTATCGGTACCGATAAGCTGTTCGGATTTTTCCATTTTACTGACTTTACGGGTCTTGATCTGTACGCTTCACTCAAGCTTAATTTTCCTAAAGGGAAATGCATCTCTTTTAAGAGAAAGGACAGATGCAGAAATATGGAGTTCTAG
- a CDS encoding rhomboid family intramembrane serine protease, which yields MTYIIIIITVLFSVPAFFNRTLFYKLQFNPYSIRHHNEWYRFFTYGFLHADWIHLIINMFVLLSFGLAVEQYFNYYFGVKAYLYYILLYAGGIVFSVLYDYGKHKDDSYYNAVGASGAVSAVVFSNILFNPTGKLYLYFIPIGIPAIIFGVLYLVYSAYMSKRGSDNIGHNSHFYGALFGMFFTIILKPKLLLIFYQQIAALFGN from the coding sequence ATGACGTACATCATTATTATAATCACGGTGCTGTTTTCAGTGCCTGCTTTCTTTAACAGGACTCTTTTCTACAAGTTGCAGTTCAATCCCTATTCCATCAGACACCATAACGAATGGTACCGGTTCTTTACTTATGGCTTTCTTCACGCCGACTGGATACATTTGATCATCAACATGTTCGTATTGCTCTCCTTTGGTCTTGCAGTGGAACAGTATTTCAATTACTATTTCGGTGTCAAAGCATACCTATATTATATACTTCTGTATGCCGGTGGAATCGTCTTTTCAGTGCTGTACGATTATGGCAAACATAAAGATGACAGCTATTATAACGCTGTCGGTGCGTCAGGTGCGGTTTCAGCAGTGGTTTTTTCAAACATTCTGTTTAATCCGACAGGTAAGCTTTACCTCTACTTTATTCCAATCGGCATACCCGCTATCATTTTTGGAGTTCTTTACCTGGTCTATTCAGCATATATGTCAAAAAGGGGCTCAGATAACATTGGTCATAACTCCCACTTCTATGGAGCACTCTTCGGCATGTTCTTTACAATTATTCTGAAACCAAAGCTCTTGTTGATTTTCTATCAACAGATCGCTGCATTATTCGGAAACTGA
- the murD gene encoding UDP-N-acetylmuramoyl-L-alanine--D-glutamate ligase: protein MVDHIKHMVSGKRVLILGFGMEGQSTYSFLRNFFPDLPLTIVDKNNRILEKAPHLDKDRLVKVICGEEYLSHVTDFDLIIKSPGVRDNRLALLQEMGIITSQTDIFLHQYGPQMIGVTGTKGKSTTSSLLYHIIRSHNPNTLLVGNIGLPPLDFANQINDQTIIVYELSSHQLAHVTSSPHIAILLNMYQEHLDHYHSFEHYQSTKFNIARYQSKSDNFIFNADNPLIQLLLEQIPLKGQRFGFSLKNKIKRGCYAPDEETVVFTSGKEQTTYHIGMPPIKGEHNFMNIMAVITACKVMEIPDAGIIDGIATFKGLPHRMEYIGEYHGIHFYNDSIATIPEAAIFAIKALKDVDTIILGGYDRGVDYTGLISFILDKGITNLVFVGEAGKRMLALTGEQKTGERRTYLASSMEDAVSFAIRHTGKGKICLLSPAAASYDMFRDFKERGEIFKKSVQNKPNNQ from the coding sequence GTGGTTGATCATATAAAACATATGGTCTCAGGTAAAAGAGTTCTGATACTTGGCTTTGGGATGGAAGGACAGTCAACCTATTCCTTTCTGCGTAATTTTTTCCCGGATTTGCCTTTGACCATCGTCGATAAAAACAACCGTATCCTCGAGAAAGCTCCGCATCTTGACAAAGACAGACTGGTGAAAGTCATCTGTGGGGAAGAATACCTGAGCCATGTGACGGATTTTGACCTGATCATCAAATCACCCGGAGTAAGGGATAACAGACTGGCTCTTCTTCAGGAAATGGGAATCATCACTTCACAGACGGATATATTTTTACACCAGTATGGCCCTCAGATGATCGGTGTGACCGGCACGAAAGGTAAGAGCACGACCTCTTCACTGCTGTATCATATAATCCGCTCACATAACCCAAATACCCTTCTGGTCGGGAATATCGGACTGCCACCGCTGGACTTCGCCAATCAGATCAATGATCAAACCATCATCGTCTATGAATTATCGTCGCACCAGCTCGCTCATGTCACCTCCTCGCCGCATATAGCCATATTATTAAACATGTACCAGGAACATCTTGATCATTATCATTCCTTCGAACATTACCAGTCCACAAAATTCAATATTGCCCGGTACCAGTCCAAATCCGATAATTTTATTTTCAATGCTGATAATCCACTCATTCAACTCCTTCTGGAGCAGATTCCCTTAAAGGGTCAACGGTTTGGTTTTTCACTGAAAAACAAGATAAAACGAGGGTGCTATGCCCCGGATGAAGAAACAGTGGTATTCACCAGCGGCAAAGAACAAACCACCTATCACATTGGCATGCCTCCTATCAAAGGAGAGCATAACTTCATGAACATCATGGCTGTAATCACAGCCTGTAAAGTGATGGAGATTCCGGATGCCGGTATTATTGATGGTATCGCGACATTTAAAGGGCTGCCGCACAGAATGGAGTATATAGGTGAATATCATGGCATTCATTTTTACAATGATTCCATTGCCACGATACCCGAGGCTGCCATTTTCGCAATTAAAGCCCTGAAAGACGTGGATACCATCATCCTTGGCGGCTACGACAGAGGTGTGGATTATACCGGTTTAATATCATTTATACTGGATAAAGGCATCACCAATCTGGTTTTCGTAGGTGAAGCAGGTAAGCGGATGCTGGCACTCACCGGTGAACAGAAGACCGGTGAGCGCAGGACATATCTTGCCTCCAGCATGGAAGATGCTGTCAGTTTTGCCATCCGGCATACGGGAAAAGGTAAGATATGCCTGCTCTCACCGGCTGCAGCCAGCTATGATATGTTCAGGGATTTCAAGGAACGGGGCGAAATCTTTAAAAAGTCGGTGCAAAATAAACCCAATAATCAGTAA
- a CDS encoding YqgE/AlgH family protein: MMKEDKRKPFKPLQGQLLISEPALQDFYFKQSVVLLAEHNENGSFGLIINKPISVTLNEVTRDFPSFDTPLFLGGPVKTDNIYYIHTLGDVIKESLKIMDGLYWGGDITIIKEMMLLNQLSPKDIRFFVGYSGWASKQLDRELEEKSWVVTNAKADQIIHSNPKKMWGNLIKRFGDEYAIWANFPSDPSMN, from the coding sequence ATGATGAAGGAAGACAAAAGAAAACCTTTCAAACCATTACAGGGACAGTTGCTGATCTCAGAACCAGCGCTCCAGGATTTTTATTTCAAGCAATCGGTAGTGTTACTTGCCGAACATAATGAAAATGGTTCTTTTGGTCTGATCATCAACAAACCCATCAGTGTCACATTAAATGAAGTCACCCGTGACTTTCCGTCCTTTGATACGCCGCTTTTTCTTGGTGGCCCTGTCAAAACCGATAACATTTACTATATTCATACCCTGGGTGATGTCATTAAAGAAAGCCTGAAGATCATGGATGGTCTTTACTGGGGTGGTGATATTACCATCATCAAAGAAATGATGTTGCTTAATCAATTGTCTCCCAAAGATATTCGTTTTTTTGTCGGGTATTCAGGATGGGCATCTAAACAACTGGACCGTGAGCTGGAAGAAAAATCATGGGTGGTGACAAATGCCAAAGCTGACCAGATTATTCATTCCAATCCCAAGAAAATGTGGGGAAATCTTATCAAAAGGTTTGGCGATGAATATGCCATATGGGCTAATTTCCCTTCTGACCCTTCAATGAACTGA